A genomic stretch from Erigeron canadensis isolate Cc75 chromosome 9, C_canadensis_v1, whole genome shotgun sequence includes:
- the LOC122581654 gene encoding putative low molecular weight protein-tyrosine-phosphatase slr0328, with product MMSLCTNSILPIIPNLPVTHFNTKTPILTPFSPQNPHSFNQSLNLFNQRLKIKQTPLTIITSSMASTAQSEEKPFSVLFVCLGNICRSPAAEGVFTNLVQKRNLSSKFVIDSAGTINYHEGGPADSRMRAASKRRGIEITSISRPIRPSDFKEFDLILAMDRQNKEDILAALERWSFTETLPADAHKKVQLMCSYCKKHDETEVPDPYYGGAQGFEKVLDLLEDACESLLESIVDKSSS from the exons ATGATGTCACTATGCACCAATAGTATCCTCCCAATCATCCCCAACTTACCTGTTACGCATTTCAACACCAAAACCCCAATTCTTACACCATTTTCCCCTCAAAATCCCCACTCATTTAatcaaagtttgaatctttttaaTCAAAGATTAAAGATTAAACAAACCCCATTAacaataatcacatcatcaatggCTTCCACAGCTCAAAGTGAAGAAAAACCATTTTCTGTGTTATTTGTGTGTTTAGGAAATATTTGTAGAAGCCCTGCTGCAGAAGGGGTTTTTACTAATTTGGTTCAAAAAAGAAATCTTTCTTCCAAATTTGTTATTGATTCTGCTGGTACCATCAATTATCATGAG GGGGGTCCAGCAGATTCTCGGATGAGAGCTGCCTCTAAAAGAAGAGGAATTGAAATCACATCGATTTCAAGGCCGATAAGGCCATCGGATTTTAAAGAATTCGATCTTATCCTTGCCATGGACCGGCAAAACAAAG AGGATATACTTGCGGCTTTGGAGAGATGGAGTTTTACTGAGACATTACCTGCTGATGCACATAAGAAG GTTCAGTTAATGTGCTCATACTGCAAAAAGCATGATGAAACTGAAGTGCCCGATCCTTACTATGGTGGTGCGCAAGGTTTTGAGAAG Gt